From a region of the Bacillus sp. 2205SS5-2 genome:
- a CDS encoding SE1561 family protein — translation MGNAVQDKDSQLDYLKTRLNMFDDVLDSIEPEHIELADIDRLIEMIDDIETKCDQFNKN, via the coding sequence TTGGGTAACGCTGTACAAGATAAAGACTCACAACTAGATTATTTGAAAACTCGCTTAAATATGTTTGATGATGTTTTGGATTCCATTGAACCAGAACATATTGAATTAGCAGATATTGATCGTCTAATCGAAATGATTGACGACATTGAAACAAAATGTGATCAGTTTAATAAAAATTAA
- the yfkAB gene encoding radical SAM/CxCxxxxC motif protein YfkAB, with amino-acid sequence MTNILRTTLTPKTDPWEAYLDVQEHGKMLLSNIEFTTTTLCNMRCEHCAVGYTLTPKDPEGLPISLIIQRLDEIPELRTLSITGGEPMLSKKSVENYVLPLLKYAHDRGVRTQINSNLTLDLDRYLQIAPYLDVLHISHNWGTVDDFIDGGFAMMERKPSREQRAKLFNRMIENSRALVKEGVIVSAETMLNKRTLPHIEHIHQQITEEMLCQRHEIHPMYPSDFASTLEILSLQETREAIHHLLDFRNKDVWMLFGTLPFYACSSIEADRILLQRLYQSENVSVRNDPDGRSRLNANIFTGEVIVTDFGDATPLGNIQYDSLPSVYEKWMETKLAKELNCHCSSVKCLGPNVLVKNMYYPGEDFSKKKSFI; translated from the coding sequence ATGACTAATATACTTAGAACTACTCTTACCCCAAAGACCGATCCTTGGGAAGCTTATTTAGATGTTCAGGAACATGGAAAAATGCTTTTATCGAATATCGAATTTACAACTACAACCCTCTGCAATATGCGTTGTGAACACTGTGCTGTCGGCTATACCCTTACACCAAAAGATCCCGAGGGACTCCCTATTTCACTAATTATTCAAAGATTGGATGAAATTCCTGAATTGCGAACTTTGAGTATTACCGGCGGAGAGCCAATGCTTTCGAAAAAATCGGTAGAGAATTACGTGCTGCCTCTCTTAAAGTATGCCCATGATCGTGGGGTTCGAACGCAAATTAACTCGAATCTAACACTGGACTTAGATCGATATTTACAAATTGCGCCCTATCTTGATGTCCTACATATCTCACATAACTGGGGAACAGTAGATGATTTTATCGATGGTGGATTTGCGATGATGGAGAGAAAGCCTTCTCGAGAGCAACGAGCGAAGCTATTTAACAGAATGATTGAAAATAGTCGGGCGTTGGTCAAAGAAGGAGTTATCGTTTCAGCTGAGACGATGCTGAACAAACGAACATTGCCTCATATCGAACACATCCATCAACAAATAACGGAAGAAATGCTCTGCCAGCGACATGAGATTCATCCAATGTACCCTAGCGATTTCGCTTCAACGCTTGAAATCCTATCTCTACAGGAAACGAGAGAAGCGATTCATCACTTATTAGATTTTCGTAACAAGGACGTCTGGATGTTGTTTGGTACCTTACCTTTTTACGCATGTAGCTCGATCGAGGCAGATCGAATTCTACTACAGCGTCTTTACCAAAGTGAAAATGTATCTGTTCGAAATGACCCCGACGGCCGTTCGCGTTTAAATGCAAATATCTTTACAGGGGAAGTAATTGTGACAGACTTTGGAGATGCTACCCCACTTGGAAACATACAATACGACTCCTTACCTAGTGTGTATGAGAAATGGATGGAGACAAAGTTAGCTAAAGAACTCAATTGTCATTGTTCTAGCGTAAAATGCCTTGGACCAAATGTTCTTGTGAAAAATATGTATTATCCAGGAGAAGATTTCTCGAAGAAAAAATCATTCATCTAA
- a CDS encoding YfkD famly protein gives MKFKLILGILLISLCIFQPTTYAAKPKPEAKHEIPPSVLNIGKENTYPNPTQDLPYLQPSELTEELINTSDVKIENPNLIRMLNETTMNKTPFSIGLRATVYLGEWPLNYESSETSTNWEYQKVNTNYYDNRGGKGNYQIHYVQETQKVIKGGLTAKVAKADDVKKMMLLKAMERTKFPLSFQTIVGAGTKKDQVYNIPAKRLGYLYSYVPAVNEKGKVTYGEVYLMMKGSKRTIVVKNVTSQGIGAWIPLQDHLSFGFLASEQPR, from the coding sequence ATGAAATTTAAACTAATATTAGGTATATTGCTTATTAGTCTGTGTATATTCCAACCCACAACCTATGCAGCTAAACCAAAGCCAGAAGCCAAACACGAAATTCCACCATCTGTCTTAAATATTGGGAAGGAAAATACTTACCCAAATCCTACACAAGACTTACCTTATTTACAGCCTAGTGAATTAACAGAAGAATTGATCAATACGTCCGATGTGAAAATTGAAAACCCGAATCTAATCCGGATGTTAAACGAAACGACGATGAATAAAACTCCTTTTTCTATCGGGTTACGGGCAACGGTTTATTTAGGGGAATGGCCACTAAATTATGAGTCGAGCGAAACCTCAACCAACTGGGAATATCAAAAAGTAAATACAAATTACTATGATAATCGTGGTGGAAAAGGCAATTATCAAATTCATTATGTTCAAGAAACTCAAAAAGTGATTAAAGGTGGACTGACAGCCAAGGTAGCAAAAGCGGATGACGTGAAGAAAATGATGCTCTTGAAAGCGATGGAAAGAACAAAATTCCCACTTTCTTTCCAAACCATCGTAGGAGCAGGGACGAAGAAAGATCAGGTTTACAATATACCAGCAAAGCGACTGGGTTACTTATATTCATATGTTCCTGCAGTTAATGAAAAAGGAAAAGTAACATATGGTGAAGTGTATCTCATGATGAAAGGATCGAAACGGACGATCGTTGTGAAAAATGTAACTTCACAGGGGATCGGTGCATGGATTCCACTCCAAGATCATTTATCTTTTGGATTCCTTGCTTCGGAACAACCTAGATAA